One genomic region from Brucella intermedia LMG 3301 encodes:
- a CDS encoding glycoside hydrolase family 108 protein: MSAQSTSLAFQACHAVTARWEGGWSNHAADPGGKTMYGITEKVWLAWNKAKGISKPKPIRQITRAEAEEIYYHDYWLAARCNTLAAGVDMFTYDSSVNSGVSRARKWLLASVGGTDIETIKKMAAKRTSFLRALANFAVFGKGWINRVTDVEAQSIKRSLAESKVSSSTANAALKGEAEKAAGKAASATRNAQATAGGTFAGGGGVTVVNADQADLIANWVLGGLLAAGAIVLAFFIVRSIVQKSRAKSLQEQAA; this comes from the coding sequence ATGTCTGCGCAATCCACCTCTCTTGCTTTCCAAGCCTGTCATGCCGTTACCGCCCGTTGGGAAGGCGGATGGTCCAACCATGCTGCCGATCCGGGCGGCAAAACGATGTATGGCATTACGGAAAAGGTCTGGCTGGCCTGGAATAAGGCCAAGGGCATTTCAAAGCCCAAGCCAATTCGCCAGATCACGCGGGCCGAAGCCGAAGAAATTTATTATCACGACTATTGGCTTGCCGCGCGATGCAACACCCTCGCGGCCGGCGTCGATATGTTCACCTATGATTCTTCGGTGAACTCCGGAGTTTCTCGTGCGCGCAAATGGCTTCTCGCGTCGGTAGGTGGCACCGATATTGAAACCATCAAGAAGATGGCTGCAAAGCGCACTTCCTTCCTCCGCGCGCTGGCCAATTTCGCGGTGTTCGGTAAGGGATGGATCAACCGCGTTACTGACGTTGAGGCCCAGTCCATCAAGCGCAGTCTGGCAGAATCGAAAGTCTCGTCCAGCACGGCCAATGCTGCACTCAAGGGGGAAGCCGAAAAGGCAGCAGGGAAAGCCGCCTCGGCCACACGGAACGCTCAAGCCACTGCCGGTGGAACCTTTGCAGGTGGTGGTGGTGTTACCGTTGTCAACGCCGATCAAGCTGACCTGATTGCAAACTGGGTGCTTGGCGGGCTGCTCGCCGCTGGCGCTATCGTACTGGCATTTTTCATTGTCCGCTCGATCGTTCAAAAATCGCGCGCCAAATCCTTGCAGGAGCAAGCAGCATGA
- the repB gene encoding plasmid partitioning protein RepB yields the protein MSRKNLLSSITERKLTGGNSETSSTGDKLSPAMERNRSRGAFGAITKSIDDLAERADAAKQLEARLLEGAAVVELEPGLIDVSFIDDRLGDDPNAFSELVDAIKERGQDTPILVRPHPDRAGRFMVVFGHRRLRAAKALARPVRAVVKDLSNREHVIAQGQENSARANLSFIEKAMFAKNLIASGYDREVVMASLSIDKTNTSKLLSVANDIPEGIVRAIGAAPNYGRDTWYKLAQLLREDVHRALAFELIERGEFLEADSNQKLAFLLSSVAAPKPKPRKTVSARQWAPSDQSVRVTAKAKGKTLSMEFASPNGKAFGEWISNNLEGLYETFRQSGSDKKGD from the coding sequence ATGTCGCGAAAAAATCTCCTTTCCTCCATTACAGAACGAAAGTTGACGGGCGGCAACTCCGAGACTTCAAGCACCGGCGACAAGCTTTCACCTGCGATGGAACGCAATCGTTCGCGGGGCGCATTTGGGGCAATCACGAAGTCGATTGATGATCTGGCTGAACGCGCTGATGCTGCAAAGCAGCTCGAAGCTCGTTTGCTGGAGGGGGCGGCGGTCGTTGAGCTCGAGCCGGGACTGATCGACGTTTCTTTCATTGATGACCGGCTGGGCGACGATCCGAATGCATTTTCTGAATTGGTAGATGCGATCAAAGAGCGAGGGCAAGACACGCCGATTCTTGTACGACCACACCCCGATAGGGCAGGGCGCTTTATGGTCGTTTTCGGACACCGCCGTCTGCGAGCTGCAAAAGCGCTGGCTCGTCCGGTCCGCGCAGTCGTCAAGGATCTGTCAAATCGCGAACACGTGATTGCACAAGGGCAAGAAAACAGCGCGCGAGCCAACCTGTCGTTTATCGAAAAAGCAATGTTCGCCAAGAACCTGATTGCGAGCGGATACGACAGAGAAGTGGTGATGGCATCGCTGTCGATCGACAAAACTAATACGTCGAAGCTGTTGTCTGTAGCGAACGACATTCCCGAAGGAATAGTGAGAGCAATTGGCGCAGCACCCAACTACGGTCGGGACACGTGGTATAAACTCGCCCAGCTCCTCCGCGAAGATGTGCATCGCGCATTGGCCTTCGAGCTTATTGAACGCGGCGAGTTTCTTGAGGCTGACAGCAACCAGAAGCTGGCATTTCTTCTGTCGTCGGTGGCCGCGCCAAAACCGAAGCCAAGGAAAACCGTTTCAGCCAGGCAGTGGGCCCCCTCGGATCAATCCGTGCGCGTGACGGCCAAGGCAAAGGGAAAAACGCTATCCATGGAATTTGCTAGCCCGAACGGCAAAGCTTTTGGCGAGTGGATATCAAACAATCTGGAAGGTCTTTACGAGACTTTCCGACAATCCGGATCTGATAAAAAGGGAGATTAA
- the repA gene encoding plasmid partitioning protein RepA, which produces MNVAGNITDAISEVDLLITQQANELSEMLHEHRLEMFPPDAQKTLRPLQVAEVAQYLGVTAGYLKNLALEGKGPTPLITPTGRRSYTAQQLLELRQFLDKNTRTPGRYVPHRRGDDHLQVISVVNFKGGSAKTTSAAHLAQHLALTGHRVLAIDLDPQASLSALHGFQPEIDRNESLYETLRYDDERKPLSALVRPTNFPGLDIVPANLELQEFEYDTPLVLAQKDGAIGRMFFGRLDDALNDVADQYDVVIIDCPPQLGYLTLTALSSSTGILITVHPQMLDVMSMCQFLLMLGEVMGTLKRAGANMRLDWLRYLVTRYEPTDGPQSQMVAFMRSIFKQHVLVNEMLKSTAISDAGITKQTLYEIERSQFTRSTYDRAMEALHRVNDEIITLIHRAWGR; this is translated from the coding sequence ATGAATGTTGCAGGAAACATCACTGACGCAATTTCCGAAGTTGATCTGCTCATAACCCAGCAGGCCAACGAGCTTTCGGAAATGCTGCACGAGCATCGGTTAGAAATGTTCCCGCCGGACGCGCAAAAAACACTGCGCCCGCTGCAAGTCGCCGAAGTCGCGCAGTATCTCGGCGTCACCGCCGGATATTTGAAGAACCTTGCGCTGGAAGGGAAGGGGCCTACGCCGCTCATAACGCCAACAGGGCGTCGCTCTTATACCGCGCAACAGCTTCTCGAATTACGGCAGTTCCTCGATAAGAATACCCGAACGCCTGGAAGATATGTTCCCCACCGGCGGGGCGATGACCACTTGCAGGTGATATCGGTCGTAAATTTCAAAGGCGGTAGCGCAAAAACAACGTCCGCGGCGCATCTGGCGCAACACCTTGCGCTTACGGGTCATCGCGTACTCGCTATCGATCTGGACCCACAAGCTTCGTTATCTGCACTCCACGGCTTTCAGCCTGAGATCGACCGTAACGAGTCCCTCTATGAAACACTTCGCTACGATGACGAGCGCAAGCCGCTTTCGGCGCTCGTGCGCCCTACGAATTTTCCGGGGCTCGATATCGTTCCGGCGAATCTCGAGCTCCAAGAATTTGAATATGACACACCGCTTGTCCTGGCTCAAAAGGATGGCGCCATTGGCCGTATGTTCTTTGGCCGGCTCGATGACGCTCTTAACGATGTTGCGGACCAGTATGATGTTGTCATCATCGATTGTCCGCCGCAGCTCGGCTACCTGACGTTGACGGCCCTATCATCCTCGACCGGCATTCTCATTACCGTTCACCCACAGATGCTTGATGTGATGTCCATGTGTCAGTTTCTTCTGATGCTGGGCGAGGTCATGGGAACATTGAAGCGGGCAGGGGCCAATATGCGCCTGGACTGGCTTCGATATCTTGTCACGCGATACGAGCCAACTGACGGCCCACAAAGCCAGATGGTTGCGTTCATGCGCTCAATCTTCAAACAGCACGTTTTGGTGAATGAAATGCTTAAGAGCACGGCCATATCCGATGCTGGCATAACCAAGCAAACGCTGTACGAGATCGAGCGTTCGCAGTTTACGCGCTCGACTTACGACCGGGCGATGGAAGCACTGCACCGCGTCAACGACGAAATCATAACTCTCATTCATCGAGCATGGGGGCGGTAA